CACCCCGCCCCataacaccaaccaaatagtaagtatttactgatcattgcaatattagtctcaaataagaggtattttatagaagaacgcgaatctgatatatattttctaagCCAAGTCACTCattggccaccccatcccccaaaacattgCCCataccggtcatatttgccgactatggaaaaattgatctcaaataaaggatatttgggagtagaccgtgAATCTAACATCAACATTCGAGACCAACTGTCTGGGGGACGTTCAaataccataacaaccccccagaaggacgtatttgctcaccaggaCAATTTGGTCTTCAAAACAgtagagctcgatattcatagttattagggcccataccccaaaccggaaatatttgctggcttttgcaataaggggtttaaatgaatggtatttgagattagaaaacaaatttgatatccaattttgaggccaatggtaatatggggttcaaataaatgatatatattgggttgcccaaaaagtaattgcggatttttcatatagtcggcgttgacaaattgtttcacagcttgtgactctgtaattgcattctttcttctgtcagttatcagctgttacttttagcttactttagaaaaaaagtgtaaaaaaagtataattgattaaagttcattctaagttttattaaaaatgcatttactttcttttaaaaaatccgcaattactttttgggcaacccaatagatataagagaatagagcacgttgatgatatattttcagggattAATGTTTGGGAGACGACCGCactgcccaaaacaccccacttCCCAAACACCCCTCGGGCATAtttacttaaatgaaaggtattgggagtagagcaagaattgatacccatttcaacattcgggaccaattttctaggggtctacccctttcccaaaatatcccacaaacagccattttttactgaccatagcaatatggagctcaaataaaggtatttgggagtagaatacgaatttgatatccaaatgtagtaccatgtatttagggcatcacgccttccccaaaacactccccaaagttaaaaatttttcgaccgtgccaatatgcttaaattaaaggtatttgagattagaaaacgaatatgataagcAATTTTTGGGCGATGtgtaaaccaatggcaatattaggtttaaattaaaggtatttgagagaagagcacgatgctgatattttttcagggccaagtgtctgggggaccactccacccccgataacacccctaaatcaggcatcgTAAGAAttttgggctgaaataaagtattttaagaatggagtacaccttacaaccaaacttaaattcgtagaccaataaagatcacatgGGATTCCGATAAAGgtgcttatattgttaaactgttaatcaagcgatatattattttcgtagcatggtttttcattaaaagctctttaatggtcaaaaataaatattccaaggaaaatgttgttccacataaagtaaaagaaggcgcagcggagcgggccccgtCCAGCTAGTATGATATATACTTCATTGTGATGCAGATCAAAATTCCGAGGTGTTCTAGTGAAATAAAGTGATTAGTTTacgcctcatcctatggtggtggttataaacagataaccaaaaaaattaaaattttgacaaccaGCCTTCTCACCTTCCTATTATTCATCACATCTTTTGCTCATGTATTTAAATCACCCTTAGCCTACGATTCTTCTCCTCCTGAACTTACCGCTATTAACAATTAGCAACCCCAAACTGAAGGTACAGTAGACAGGGTGGCCACACATCCGCCTAAACAAGAAATTTAATATCCGGTGCAAATATTGGCAATTGCCACAACACAATAAGCACTTGGTGCTAGAGACAGATAAGCTATACAAAACAACAGTTTGtcccaatatttaaattttatttttcatgaaaaattaacaacaaaaaaacaagtaagagcgtgctaagttcggccgggccgaatcttatataccctccaccatggatcgcatttgtcgagtactatgcgtagtatctctttttaggcaaacaaagaatattaaaaaagagctgttgtgctattggagctaaatatatcaagttatagtccgattcgaaccattaatgaatgctgaacattgtagaggtcattgtgtaatatgtcagttcattcggatgagaattgcgccttgtaggggctcaagaagcaaaatcgggagatgggtttatatgggagctgtatcaagctattgatcgattcagaccatattagacacgtatgtttaaggtcatgagaaaagccgttgtacaaaatttctgccaaatcggatgagaattgcgccctctaaaagctgaagaagtcaagacccaagatcggtttatatggcagctatatcaaaacatggaccgatttgagctaaaatcagcgcagttgttggaagtgataccaaaacatcacgtaaatttcagtcaaatcggatgggaattgcgccctctggaggctcaagaagtcaagacccaagatcggtttatatggcagctatatcaaaacatggaccgatttggcccatttacaatcccaatcgacctacacttataaaaagtatttgtgcaaaattcaagcggctagctttactccttcgaaagctagcgtgctttcgacagacagacggacggacggacagacagacggacggacatggctacatcgacttaaaatgacatgaagatcaagaatatatatactttatgggttctcagacgcgtatttcgaggtgttacaaacagaatgacgaaattagtatacccccatcctatggtggagggtataataatcaaAAAACGATTAAACAGACCTAttaaaatgaaatcaaaaaccccaaaaattgtttttatatatcCAATATAAATTGGGGAATAATGGAGCATAAACCTTACTTCGCCTTAGACATCATTTGTTCACCTTACAGTGTTGGGGAAATGCAGGAGAGCTGATTTAGTTTATGGTGTTTCACCAGTATGCTTTCGCTTTCGCTTTCTTACTATGTTTTCGAATAAATAgaaattaacattttttgaaatagaTAGTGCTGTCTTGTTCTTTGCACTAAACAATGCAACACTATATGAAAATTATAGTTGCCAGCACAACAATGTTTCGGATAGATATCCAGTATACGTTTATATAAACTTACCTTAACAATGGTAGATGAAAAAGATTGACAAAATTCTTCACTTCTCTCCTATGCAGGTTATGAACCTCCCGATGTTGATCCCTTGCCTAATGACGATACCGACGACCACGACCACAACAATGGCAAAATTGCTGATGGTGGGGGCGGTGTCATCTTCTGTGGCAGTGGCcacaataaaaatgcaaatgcttTTTCGCCAATTGGCATTAATGTCACAAATGAAATGGGACAAGTTCGCATTTTAGACGGGCGAGATGTGGAGAATAACAATGAGGATCAACAGGATGAGACAGAGCACCATGGTCATTCCAAGGTAGGTAAACGGAATTGTGCTTGACCTCCTCTAATGCTAATGCTTCTTGttaattataattaaatttctCTTTCCGTTTCTGTTTCTGTTtagcttaaaaaatatttaatatggtTTAAGATAGCCATACTGCTCGTGGTTTGGGGTGTATTCACAGCATTTTTGATGTCCACAAACGAGCATGTGGATGAGCTGAAGCTGATAAGCATACCAAAGAATGGCACGGAGAGAGGTAAGTATATACTtagaacaattttaaatttaatgagGATTTTTGGTCCAATTATCAAAGTTATCTGCAAACCTAGTGCAAGACTAAAACTGTTGTTCAACTCAACTATTGCAGTTGACCTTTAAACTGTTAAAGATTTTATTTCGGTTGTTTTACCCTTAACTTAACTGATACAGTAGCACGTACCGCACATTCTTATTCAACCTATTCATgtcgattgttgttgttgtagcagtgtgttatactctgaggcggcagcccttgccgatgaagaactccatcgggtcaatccggtacgtacaccggctgccatgggattgcttcaTGTAGATCGACATGTTAGTTTGTAATCAAAGTAGAGATTTGGAATATGTAAGCCTCATTGAAGACCCTATGACAATGTAGAGCTATTGTATTTATTGGACATTTTTGGAACATGTATGCCACATTGAAGACTTCTTACTTCTTCTTACAATACAGAGCGATTTATTCCACATCTGTTGGCTTATGTAAGGTATCAAAAGGTTTACTTTGCACTGAAATCCGTGATACATGGCTGAAGGCATCACAAAAGTTGCCGGCACTAGAAGGACCGGATAcactgaaaaatgtttgtacTACCTTTTAAGAGTCCAGGCAAAAAAAGACTAACTTAAATTAAAGATGTCcacttttccaattttttaagcaaaaacttCTTTaagggaaatattttttaaagacaacatttgtATTTTGAAGATTCGCTTCTTTGGCTCGCAATCATTACCAAATTCTGtgatcaagaaaaaaaaaataattttctgtcAACTCTGTTTTGCGTATAAATATCACCGGGAGAGGAATGCTGGATGTTTTCGAGCTACCTGTCCTGGACGGGGTAGAGCTGCTACTCTCTCCGGAGGCCAAGTACTTGGGTgtgattcttgaccagaaactaAGCTGTAGAAGAAACGTCAAGGAATGGGATTCCGGTAGCTACTTGAGAGGAACAATTTAGGGACTTACGCCGGGGACGGTACACTGATGCTTACGACGGTTTCGGTTATGCCGATTCTCACCTACGTATGTCTGGTGATACATCCAGCTATGGGCCCTCCGAAGAATGATCGAAGAGAAACTGGTTAACTGTGCGGCAGTGCTGATCTCTGGACCAAAGAGTAGTTCCCCGACAGAGACGAACGAAGCGGCCAATGGACTGGAACATAACATAGATAACTCGCTCATGAAACGAACTCTTGAATAAATCGATTGTAATGTGTGCTGCGTGGCTTGTGGCACTGTcctattgaaaccacatgtcgtccAGGTCCATATCTTTCAATTCAGGTCAAAAGTAATCAGTGAGCATGGTGCGGTAGCTTTGTCCATTCTAGGTAACGTGACGATAGGCATCGTGCATACCGCACcaaacagtttttatacccatcaccataggatgggggtatactaatctagtcattccgtttgtaacacctcgaaatagtgaTCGATCTagcgtgtccgtccgtccgtctatcgaaatcgcgatagcgatcgaacgcgtaaagctagtcgcttgaaattttgcacagatacttaatattgtcgTAGgccattgaggattgcaaatgagccgtatcggttcagatttggatatagctatatataaaccggtctccagaTTTGTcttgttgagcccctgggaggcgcaattttccgatttagcttaacattagctcatagtgttctgttatgactttcaacaactgggccagtgcggtgcaaatcggtctataacctggtaaagctcccatataaaccgttctcttgattatccttgttcgggaagctttaatttttgctagttttacagaaatttggtatgtggaataaaaatatattttgcataattatatttttattccacATCGGGCCGGCCGAATCCCAAGAttcgatcttagcacgcttgttTATTGGATGAAATGTTGATTCGTGAAGCACATGTGGATTTTCACCTGTCCAATAatacatattttgcttattaacGAATTCatttagccaaaaattagctaCGTCCAAAATTGCAGTTAACGCTCTTGAAGTAACGGTCACAGACTCTGAacttcggtagtaaatttttatgatttgaaGACATTGTTCGTGCGTGTACAGTAGTAGTGACAGTACAATGATTAATGTAAGAGTGCGTTAACAAATTAAGTTCAAATTTGTAAAGTCCCTATTGGAAGTCCCTATAGGAAATTAACGAAATTTTTATGCTTACATTGCTCTTACTAGACAATTTTTGCTTATTCGACTTTTCTTCTACCCCCAGTTTTCCCCATCTCGACCGCTGAATTGTCACGAATAGGTTTACACCTGACTGGAGCTTTTCGTCTTCAAGAGGCTGATGCTGTCAAAGACACACTGCAACGACCGCCACCACGGCTGGAAATCTTTGTGGAACGTACCTACTACAATGAGTCCGGCGAGAAGGCTTTTGACGAGATTGTTTCAAAACTCTGGATCCTTGATCTGGTCTATCCCGAGTTTATGGATTCAACGCGTGAGACACACAAGGCATTTCAATTCCaaattgagccactagatggcgatTATGCCAACAACACTAATCTCACTGAACTGACGCTGCATTTTGTGTCAAACATAGACGCGGAACTCCCCCTTCAACTGAGCATTGATGAGTCGCCGATTTACAAGAAAGAGGGTGTGATCTATGCTGCCGTGGTACTTTGTGGTCTCTACGTCATGATCATATGGGAAATTGTGAATCGTACCTTTGCAGCCATTATAGCCTCCACACTATCGGTGGGTATTCTGGCTGCTTTGAATTCGCGTCCCTCTATGGTCACCATCATGGGTTGGATTGATGTGGAGACATTGCTACTGCTCTTCGGTATGATGATTTTAGTGGCAATTCTCTCAGAGACTGGTGTTTTTGACTATTTGGCTGTGTACGCTTATAAGGTAATCGATGCTGATGTTATAGCGCAAAAGTGGtccatgaattttttttttctctttgcagATCACCAATGGCCATGTATGGCCACTGATCAATTGTCTGTGTTTGTTTACGGCAATATTGTCATCCTTCCTGGACAATGTGACCACGGTTTTGCTGATGACACCTGTTACCATACGCCTTTGTGAGGTTATGTCTCTTAATCCGGTTCCTATATTAATGTGCATGGTCATCTACTCGAACATTGGTGGAGCCTTGACCCCAGTAGGCGATCCTCCAAATGTGATCATTGCCTCGAACAGctttatatcgaaaaatgtaagTAAATCAAAAAGTTGTTATTTTGTGTAGTGAAACTTAAGGACTTCTTGCCTTTACCAGGGTGTCAACTTTGCCATCTTTACTCTGCACATGTTACCCGGTGTGATATTGGTAATGTTCACCTCCTATGTGCAACTGCGTTACAAGTTCCGTAATATCGCCGACCTGCAATTCAAGGAATCTCCCGAAGTGGAAGAACTGCGCCATGAAATACATGTATGGAAGAGGGCTGCGGCAAGTTTGTCCTCGTACTCCAAGGATGAGGAACTGGTGCGTCAAACGCTGATGAAAAAAGTTAATCGTTTGAAGCGctccttaaagaaaaaaatgtccgCAGCTGTGGAACCAGCCATCAATTATCAGCAAACCTTAGAGAATTTACAAGCAAAGGTGACTATtgtattcaaattaaaattcCCTTTTTGTGTAAACATTTCTCTCTGTGTCTTTTCTTCCAAATTAGTATCCCATTCGTAATAAGCCTTTGCTCATCAAATGCTCTTGTGCCTTGGTGTTTGTGATAAGTCTCTTCTTTTTGCATTCTGTTCCTGAACTTCAACGCCTTTCACTCGGTTGGACTGCTCTTTTGGGTGCCATTTTCCTTATCATATTAGCCGATATCGAGGACATGGAAGCGATATTGGCCCGAGTGGAGTGGTCAACTCTGCTCTTCTTTGCCGCTCTCTTTATTTTAATGGAGGCTTTATCTGAGTTGGGCTTAATCGAGTGGATAGGCAACATGACGGAGAGCATAATTCTGGGTGTGGGTGAGGAATCACGTCTGATGGTGGCTGTGTTAATTATTTTATGGGTAAGCCATGCATTAGCCATATAAAATAGAATTGAGAGTTCTCATTACTTTCTTTCAGGTCTCTGCCATAGCTTCTGCCTTTGTCGACAATATACCCCTGACCACAATGATGGTCAAAATAACCATATCATTAGCTCAAAACACAGCGCTTAAACTTCCCTTGCAGCCGTTAGTTTGGGCGCTAGCGTTTGGAGCATGTCTGGGAGGTAAGTTTTGCAATCTGCACAttctcattataccctacaccaccactgtggtacagggtattattttgttatgggttttaaatcgagagtagaatttcattaaattaagGTTACTTTCACTGAAAATCTAAacatgctttaatttttataaaaacttatgaataaaaagttttatagaaaatttctttgaagccTAAGAGAATAACTTTTAAACTTGCAATAGCATGTAATGTAATTtacaatttaaaaaagaaaaagtcaaatcgagttaagttcggccgtgccgatctttagatacccaccaccatggatatctaatccatcctcttttataacaattcCACCACCACATTCATAgaaatatgcaaatgggggctggtctggatcatatttgattcaagtcCCGAGAACTTTTATACAGGTCAcagttccagcgaaatcggacaacagatCCGCTTTTTACAGGATTAAGACTCTAGATTGGAAgaccggtctttatggcagctattgtataacTAACGGGAGGCtttatacaagtcactgtttccagcaaaatcgggtaataaatgcagcttttatggggttaagaccattaatcagcagatcggtctatatgacagctatataaaaatacagtccgatttgaaccatatttgagtcggatatcgggaggcttaaaacaactcaatgatttcagcgaaatcgaaatcttgatatagtccctatgtagaccgatccacctATTTAAAGTCGTAGGgccattaaagctacatttattatccaattaccCAAAAATTggggacaataagttgtgttagggttcTCGAAATCCTTGTTAAATACggtttagatcgattcagatgtgggtatagccgccatatatactcgatttcgctgaaattcgacttagtgtgttgtgttagccttCTCGCCATTTGTGTCCAATATGcttcatataccgatctcccgattatagttCTTAGGCCGATGAGATGTGTATTTTTTAACCGGTAAATGTGTGAGTTGTGGTACATAGCCTTTTTGAATAAgctggagatcg
The Stomoxys calcitrans chromosome 3, idStoCalc2.1, whole genome shotgun sequence genome window above contains:
- the LOC106084088 gene encoding P protein isoform X2, coding for MRVKVGKRIWLRKRRSKRADSFPKPSEVTEGALQVWRALPERIRQDPSLASFRQEHERLHGYEPPDVDPLPNDDTDDHDHNNGKIADGGGGVIFCGSGHNKNANAFSPIGINVTNEMGQVRILDGRDVENNNEDQQDETEHHGHSKLKKYLIWFKIAILLVVWGVFTAFLMSTNEHVDELKLISIPKNGTERVFPISTAELSRIGLHLTGAFRLQEADAVKDTLQRPPPRLEIFVERTYYNESGEKAFDEIVSKLWILDLVYPEFMDSTRETHKAFQFQIEPLDGDYANNTNLTELTLHFVSNIDAELPLQLSIDESPIYKKEGVIYAAVVLCGLYVMIIWEIVNRTFAAIIASTLSVGILAALNSRPSMVTIMGWIDVETLLLLFGMMILVAILSETGVFDYLAVYAYKITNGHVWPLINCLCLFTAILSSFLDNVTTVLLMTPVTIRLCEVMSLNPVPILMCMVIYSNIGGALTPVGDPPNVIIASNSFISKNGVNFAIFTLHMLPGVILVMFTSYVQLRYKFRNIADLQFKESPEVEELRHEIHVWKRAAASLSSYSKDEELVRQTLMKKVNRLKRSLKKKMSAAVEPAINYQQTLENLQAKYPIRNKPLLIKCSCALVFVISLFFLHSVPELQRLSLGWTALLGAIFLIILADIEDMEAILARVEWSTLLFFAALFILMEALSELGLIEWIGNMTESIILGVGEESRLMVAVLIILWVSAIASAFVDNIPLTTMMVKITISLAQNTALKLPLQPLVWALAFGACLGGNGTLIGASANVVCAGVAEQHGYKFTFLQFFKVGFPVMIGSIIVSTGYLLVSHVLFAWH
- the LOC106084088 gene encoding P protein isoform X3, translating into MTHRFSISNPVSGHYDLDDDEVTEGALQVWRALPERIRQDPSLASFRQEHERLHGYEPPDVDPLPNDDTDDHDHNNGKIADGGGGVIFCGSGHNKNANAFSPIGINVTNEMGQVRILDGRDVENNNEDQQDETEHHGHSKLKKYLIWFKIAILLVVWGVFTAFLMSTNEHVDELKLISIPKNGTERVFPISTAELSRIGLHLTGAFRLQEADAVKDTLQRPPPRLEIFVERTYYNESGEKAFDEIVSKLWILDLVYPEFMDSTRETHKAFQFQIEPLDGDYANNTNLTELTLHFVSNIDAELPLQLSIDESPIYKKEGVIYAAVVLCGLYVMIIWEIVNRTFAAIIASTLSVGILAALNSRPSMVTIMGWIDVETLLLLFGMMILVAILSETGVFDYLAVYAYKITNGHVWPLINCLCLFTAILSSFLDNVTTVLLMTPVTIRLCEVMSLNPVPILMCMVIYSNIGGALTPVGDPPNVIIASNSFISKNGVNFAIFTLHMLPGVILVMFTSYVQLRYKFRNIADLQFKESPEVEELRHEIHVWKRAAASLSSYSKDEELVRQTLMKKVNRLKRSLKKKMSAAVEPAINYQQTLENLQAKYPIRNKPLLIKCSCALVFVISLFFLHSVPELQRLSLGWTALLGAIFLIILADIEDMEAILARVEWSTLLFFAALFILMEALSELGLIEWIGNMTESIILGVGEESRLMVAVLIILWVSAIASAFVDNIPLTTMMVKITISLAQNTALKLPLQPLVWALAFGACLGGNGTLIGASANVVCAGVAEQHGYKFTFLQFFKVGFPVMIGSIIVSTGYLLVSHVLFAWH
- the LOC106084088 gene encoding P protein isoform X1, yielding MSEPSRRPRFVITDEDELDDYNPNSDPRYNPHQYLQLQTQQNPYYRQGNDQHSRTATGHYDSVATNAGGAEEEEDDDEEDRHSKLQDIINWLHQRHHHKREVTEGALQVWRALPERIRQDPSLASFRQEHERLHGYEPPDVDPLPNDDTDDHDHNNGKIADGGGGVIFCGSGHNKNANAFSPIGINVTNEMGQVRILDGRDVENNNEDQQDETEHHGHSKLKKYLIWFKIAILLVVWGVFTAFLMSTNEHVDELKLISIPKNGTERVFPISTAELSRIGLHLTGAFRLQEADAVKDTLQRPPPRLEIFVERTYYNESGEKAFDEIVSKLWILDLVYPEFMDSTRETHKAFQFQIEPLDGDYANNTNLTELTLHFVSNIDAELPLQLSIDESPIYKKEGVIYAAVVLCGLYVMIIWEIVNRTFAAIIASTLSVGILAALNSRPSMVTIMGWIDVETLLLLFGMMILVAILSETGVFDYLAVYAYKITNGHVWPLINCLCLFTAILSSFLDNVTTVLLMTPVTIRLCEVMSLNPVPILMCMVIYSNIGGALTPVGDPPNVIIASNSFISKNGVNFAIFTLHMLPGVILVMFTSYVQLRYKFRNIADLQFKESPEVEELRHEIHVWKRAAASLSSYSKDEELVRQTLMKKVNRLKRSLKKKMSAAVEPAINYQQTLENLQAKYPIRNKPLLIKCSCALVFVISLFFLHSVPELQRLSLGWTALLGAIFLIILADIEDMEAILARVEWSTLLFFAALFILMEALSELGLIEWIGNMTESIILGVGEESRLMVAVLIILWVSAIASAFVDNIPLTTMMVKITISLAQNTALKLPLQPLVWALAFGACLGGNGTLIGASANVVCAGVAEQHGYKFTFLQFFKVGFPVMIGSIIVSTGYLLVSHVLFAWH